In Hyperolius riggenbachi isolate aHypRig1 chromosome 10, aHypRig1.pri, whole genome shotgun sequence, a genomic segment contains:
- the LOC137535934 gene encoding uncharacterized protein, with protein sequence MRDFRLRRRKMAAKWFTTENLIIKIENSPELYDKSLPGYKDHQRAHEIWSNIAKDFLGEKWNTLSQKGKDSKIALLRTRWKSVRDSYKKEIEKQYHESKSGSGSLQRTKYKYCGILEFLRKHHEPAETEDSLPPDPEEDDVEVPPTTTSDVEVEEDTTQDVDTATLEDSDSTTPDHTPHSPASSRTRTTVRSSRGVRVATQGRRIGRGMSRAEYDQKLISSIEKAVDHMEKREDEMKQLKEPCTQYLLSLVPLLQKVPPDKQWAARHAISETLGRFLLPESRADDNVHNYLQQPHLPASSQQYNAHPQLSYHMQCIYDPPHYPPMHMHNMPYGQQPHYSMPPPQRPDQGMRFQTSSMHSDSTVYTDLTSHSQPHTNAESGTHAYNQGPGSMCDLLSQHD encoded by the exons ATGAGGGATTTTAGACTGCGCAGGAGGAAGATGGCAGCAAAGTGGTTTACCACAGAAAACCTGATAATTAAGATTGAAAACAGCCCAGAACTTTATGACAAGTCTTTGCCTGGATATAAAGACCACCAAAGGGCTCATGAAATCTGGAGCAACATTGCAAAAGATTTTCTTGGAGAAAAATGGAATACTTTGAGCCAAAAGGGCAAGGATTCTAAGA TTGCCCTCCTGCGGACAAGATGGAAGTCGGTCAGAGACAGTTACAAAAAGGAGATTGAAAAGCAATACCATGAATCCAAAAGTGGGTCTGGAAGTTTGCAGCGAACAAAATATAAATATTGTGGCATATTAGAATTTCTAAGAAAACATCATGAACCGGCTGA GACTGAAGATAGCCTACCACCAGATCCTGAGGAGGACGATGTAGAGGTGCCACCTACCACCACCAGTGATGTGGAAGTTGAAGAAGACACTACACAGGATGTTGACACTGCTACACTGGAAGACAGTGACTCTACTAccccagatcacacaccacacagcccagcgagtagtcggacacgcacaactgtcaggtctagtagaggtgtgagggtagctacacaaggcaggagaataggaagaggtatgagcagggctgaatacgaccAGAAGCTGATTAGTTCAATAGAAAAGGCTGTTGATCatatggagaagcgagaggatGAAATGAAACAACTTAAAGAGCCATGCACACAGTATCTTTTAAGTTTGGTGCCACTATTACAAAAAGTGCCTCCTGATAAGCAATGGGCAGCCAGACATGCCATCTCTGAGACCCTGGGGAGATTCTTACTACCTGAGAGCCGTGCAGatgacaatgtgcacaactacttGCAGCAACCACACCTGCCTGCTTCCAGCCAACAATATAATGCACACCCACAACTCTCTTACCATATGCAATGCATTTATGACCCACCCCACTACCCACCAATGCATATGCATAACATGCCATATGGTCAACAGCCTCATTACTCTATGCCTCCACCTCAGCGCCCTGATCAAGGTATGCGATTTCAAACATCATCTATGCACAGTGACTCTACAGTGTACACTGATTTAACATCGCACAGCCAGCCTCATACAAATGCTGAATCAGGTACACATGCTTACAATCAGGGCCCTGGTAGTATGTGTGATTTGCTATCACAACATGACTAG